In Bacteroidales bacterium, the following are encoded in one genomic region:
- a CDS encoding 3'-5' exonuclease, translating to MNLNLTRPLAVIDLETTGTNVGSDRIVEICILKVHPDGRQEVKTHRVNPGIPIPPVVTAIHGISDEDIKDAPKFGELAPQLFQFLHGCDLSGYNALKFDIPLLAEEFLRAGVDFDLKGRRVVDVQNIFHKMEPRNLRAAYQFYCGKDLVGAHGAEADTLATFEILDAQVKRYHEAPYTDFNGKVSYPDLNNMDVLHEFSVYHKFCDLAGHLIFDDKGRETFNFGKYKGRLVEDVFSREPSYYDWMMNAQFPEYTKKILTAIKLRGFNKGAASLK from the coding sequence ATGAACCTCAACCTCACACGCCCATTGGCCGTCATTGATCTGGAAACTACCGGCACCAATGTTGGTAGCGACCGTATTGTAGAAATCTGTATCCTCAAGGTACATCCCGATGGCAGGCAGGAAGTTAAAACCCATCGCGTGAATCCGGGAATACCGATTCCTCCTGTTGTAACAGCTATTCACGGCATAAGTGATGAGGACATAAAGGATGCTCCCAAATTCGGAGAGTTGGCGCCCCAGCTTTTTCAATTTCTACATGGTTGCGACCTCAGCGGCTACAATGCCCTGAAGTTTGATATACCCTTGCTCGCGGAAGAATTCCTTCGTGCGGGCGTGGATTTTGATCTCAAAGGCCGCCGGGTTGTAGATGTGCAGAATATCTTTCACAAAATGGAACCACGCAACCTGCGGGCGGCATACCAGTTTTATTGCGGCAAAGACCTGGTTGGAGCACACGGAGCAGAAGCCGATACCTTAGCAACTTTTGAAATCCTCGACGCTCAGGTAAAACGCTATCATGAAGCGCCTTATACCGATTTCAATGGAAAAGTTAGCTACCCGGATCTTAACAATATGGACGTTTTGCATGAATTCTCGGTGTATCATAAATTCTGCGATCTGGCCGGTCACTTGATCTTTGACGACAAAGGCAGGGAAACATTCAATTTCGGGAAGTACAAAGGCAGGCTGGTTGAAGATGTTTTCAGTCGCGAGCCCTCCTATTACGACTGGATGATGAACGCCCAGTTCCCGGAATATACAAAGAAAATACTCACGGCAATTAAGTTGAGAGGATTTAACAAGGGAGCGGCTTCTTTGAAGTAG
- the ligA gene encoding NAD-dependent DNA ligase LigA — translation MEKAEALQKILELTRELSDHNYRYYVLHEPVIDDFKYDLLLKELEQLEEFWPDLIQPDSPTQRVGSDLTKEFTAVSHKYPMLSLSNTYSQGELMDFDKRVKKAIGEPIEYVCELKFDGVAIGLTYKNGWLEKAVTRGDGVQGDDVTANAKTIRSIPVQLRGKDFPDDFEIRGEIFMTRRQFEQINSRRIEAGDLPFANPRNAASGSLKMQNPSEVAKRGLDCYLYYLLGENLPFETHYKNLQKAKEWGLHIAEYLVRCHNIDEVWDFIKEWETARAQLPFDIDGVVVKVNSMAQQQLLGFTAKSPRWAIAYKYQAQEAATRLRSVDFQVGRTGTVTPVANLEPVLLAGTVVKRASLHNADIIAKLDIRLDDMVFVEKGGEIIPKITGVDFTLRAPEAAKLQFISICPECGTTLVRNEGEAAYFCPNEDNCPPQIKGKLEHFISRKAMDIDSLGEGKISLLYEKGLVNNAADLYDLKYQDLLGLEKVIEDQESGKSKIISFREKTVDNILKGIEASRSISFPRLLYALGIRHVGETVAKKLAAHFENINSLMSATAEELIAVPDVGERIAFSITEYFSKPEHKAMIERLRQHGLLFEVQGKESAGSSKLEGKSFVVSGVFSGYSRDGIKKAIEDNGGKVTSSISSKTDFVLAGENMGPEKKKKAEELGVAIIGEAEFNAMLS, via the coding sequence ATGGAAAAAGCAGAAGCATTACAAAAAATCCTTGAGCTTACCCGCGAACTCAGTGATCACAATTACAGGTATTATGTGCTTCATGAACCTGTGATTGACGACTTTAAGTACGATTTGCTACTGAAGGAACTTGAGCAGCTTGAAGAATTCTGGCCGGATCTGATCCAACCCGATTCGCCAACGCAACGTGTGGGCAGCGATCTTACCAAAGAGTTCACGGCAGTCAGCCATAAATATCCAATGCTTTCTTTGTCGAACACCTATTCGCAGGGCGAACTGATGGATTTCGACAAACGGGTAAAAAAGGCGATTGGCGAACCGATAGAGTATGTGTGCGAACTCAAATTTGATGGCGTGGCTATCGGGCTTACCTATAAAAATGGCTGGCTCGAAAAAGCAGTCACCCGTGGTGATGGTGTGCAGGGCGATGATGTAACTGCAAATGCAAAAACAATACGCAGCATTCCTGTGCAGCTTCGCGGAAAGGATTTTCCGGATGATTTTGAGATTCGCGGTGAGATTTTTATGACCCGTAGGCAATTTGAACAAATTAATTCACGGCGTATAGAAGCCGGCGACCTGCCTTTTGCCAATCCGCGCAATGCCGCTTCCGGCAGCCTGAAAATGCAGAATCCATCAGAGGTGGCCAAACGCGGCCTCGATTGCTATTTATATTATCTGCTAGGCGAAAACCTGCCCTTTGAAACGCATTATAAAAATCTGCAAAAGGCCAAAGAATGGGGTCTCCATATTGCCGAATACCTGGTACGCTGCCATAACATTGATGAAGTGTGGGATTTTATCAAAGAATGGGAAACCGCACGCGCACAACTGCCATTTGACATTGATGGAGTGGTGGTGAAGGTAAATTCCATGGCACAACAGCAGCTACTTGGGTTCACGGCAAAATCGCCGCGCTGGGCCATCGCCTATAAATACCAGGCTCAGGAAGCGGCCACCCGGTTGCGTTCGGTTGATTTTCAGGTTGGGCGCACAGGTACTGTTACTCCTGTTGCGAACCTTGAACCTGTTCTCCTGGCCGGAACAGTTGTAAAAAGAGCTTCGTTGCACAATGCAGACATCATCGCAAAACTTGATATTCGGTTGGATGATATGGTGTTCGTAGAAAAGGGCGGTGAGATCATACCTAAAATTACCGGTGTTGATTTTACGCTTCGTGCACCGGAAGCAGCAAAACTTCAATTTATTTCCATTTGCCCTGAATGCGGAACTACGCTGGTTCGCAATGAAGGGGAAGCGGCATACTTTTGTCCGAATGAGGATAACTGCCCGCCACAGATCAAGGGAAAGCTTGAGCACTTCATCAGCCGTAAAGCCATGGACATTGACAGTTTGGGTGAAGGCAAGATCAGTTTGCTGTATGAAAAGGGATTGGTGAATAATGCTGCGGATTTGTATGATCTGAAATACCAGGATTTGCTGGGTCTTGAAAAAGTAATCGAAGACCAAGAAAGCGGCAAATCAAAAATAATCAGCTTTCGCGAAAAAACCGTAGATAATATCCTGAAAGGAATTGAAGCCTCAAGGAGCATTTCATTTCCACGGCTATTATACGCCCTGGGCATCAGGCATGTTGGTGAAACCGTTGCGAAAAAGCTTGCCGCACATTTTGAAAACATTAATTCACTGATGTCAGCCACCGCTGAAGAATTAATTGCCGTACCCGATGTTGGCGAGCGCATTGCATTTTCAATTACGGAATACTTTTCAAAACCTGAACACAAAGCAATGATTGAGCGCCTGAGGCAACATGGCCTGCTATTCGAGGTTCAAGGAAAAGAGAGTGCAGGCAGTTCAAAACTGGAAGGAAAATCCTTTGTCGTCAGCGGTGTATTTTCGGGTTATTCCCGCGACGGGATCAAAAAAGCCATAGAAGACAATGGTGGGAAGGTGACTTCATCCATTTCGTCAAAAACAGATTTTGTGCTGGCCGGTGAAAATATGGGCCCGGAGAAAAAGAAAAAGGCTGAGGAGCTTGGCGTTGCTATAATTGGGGAAGCGGAATTTAATGCGATGCTTAGCTGA
- a CDS encoding glycosyltransferase, translated as MKLSVVIVNYNVKYFLEQCLHSVRRAMKGIDGEVFVVDNNSVDGSIKMLEEKFPEVIVIANKDNKGFSKANNQAIRVSKGKYVLLLNPDTIVEDDTFHKVVAFMEEHPDAGGLGVKMIDGKGRFLPESKRGLPKPSVAFYKIFGLAKLFPRSRVFGQYHLTYLDKEKTHQVDVLSGAFMLLRRETLDKSGLLDESFFMYGEDIDLSYRITLAGYRNYYFPEARIIHYKGESTKKSSVNYVFTFYKAMIIFARKHFTLQNAQLFSFLIHLAIWFRAGLSIFWRFARNAFLPAMDAVLIFAGIYFIKRYWENNFIYLEGGSYPPEFMQIAVPIYILIWLLATYFSGGYDKPVKLIRILQGLFFGTVTILVFYALLSEEYRFSRAIIILGAFWGLIAMMGMRLLLHFSNIKDFRLGTAENKKYLVAGEIEEAERVAELLRKTELNPSFIGLVSIKESNKQSNGFIGTLGQIRDLITIYNIDEVVFCAKDVPAREMIDLMSELGQARVEYKIAPPESLSIIGSNSINTSGDLYMIEINSIARVNNRRNKRLFDVAASLILLLFLPAAVFIVKKPLGYVRNIFLVFIGKRSWVGYSTLDNKEEQRLPAIRKGILSPADALPQRQLSRDDITRLNILYARNYKLSNDARILLKGFRHAGR; from the coding sequence ATGAAACTATCAGTTGTTATCGTTAACTACAATGTGAAGTACTTTCTTGAACAATGCCTGCACTCGGTTCGCAGGGCAATGAAAGGTATTGACGGGGAAGTGTTTGTTGTTGATAATAATTCCGTTGACGGTTCCATAAAAATGCTTGAGGAAAAATTTCCTGAAGTAATTGTGATCGCCAATAAAGACAACAAAGGTTTTTCGAAAGCCAACAACCAGGCCATCAGGGTTTCAAAAGGCAAATACGTTTTATTGCTGAACCCAGACACAATTGTTGAAGACGACACATTCCACAAAGTGGTCGCCTTCATGGAGGAGCACCCGGATGCCGGAGGACTTGGCGTTAAAATGATTGACGGCAAAGGGCGTTTTCTGCCCGAGTCAAAGCGCGGGCTTCCAAAACCTTCGGTGGCATTTTACAAGATTTTCGGCCTTGCAAAGCTCTTTCCGCGCTCCCGGGTTTTCGGGCAGTACCACCTTACTTACCTTGATAAAGAAAAAACCCATCAGGTGGATGTGCTCAGCGGCGCTTTCATGCTGTTGCGTCGCGAAACGCTTGATAAATCAGGTCTTTTGGATGAATCCTTTTTCATGTACGGCGAAGACATTGACCTCAGCTACCGGATCACACTTGCAGGGTACAGGAATTATTATTTCCCTGAAGCACGGATCATTCATTACAAAGGCGAAAGCACCAAGAAAAGCAGCGTAAATTACGTTTTCACGTTTTACAAGGCAATGATCATTTTTGCCCGCAAACATTTCACGCTTCAAAATGCACAGCTATTCTCTTTCCTGATCCATCTGGCCATTTGGTTCAGAGCCGGTTTATCTATTTTCTGGCGTTTTGCGCGTAACGCCTTTTTACCTGCCATGGACGCGGTTCTTATTTTCGCAGGTATATATTTTATTAAACGCTACTGGGAAAACAATTTCATTTACCTGGAAGGCGGAAGCTATCCGCCTGAATTCATGCAAATTGCCGTTCCGATTTATATCCTCATCTGGTTATTAGCAACCTATTTTAGCGGAGGGTATGATAAGCCTGTAAAGCTAATCAGGATTCTACAAGGCCTTTTTTTCGGAACCGTTACTATCCTCGTTTTTTACGCCCTGCTGAGCGAAGAGTATCGCTTTTCGAGGGCGATAATTATTCTTGGAGCCTTCTGGGGTCTGATAGCGATGATGGGGATGCGCTTGTTGCTGCATTTTTCAAATATCAAGGATTTCAGGCTGGGAACCGCTGAAAATAAAAAATATCTTGTAGCCGGTGAAATTGAAGAAGCAGAACGTGTAGCCGAATTGCTAAGAAAAACCGAATTAAACCCCAGCTTCATCGGCTTGGTAAGCATCAAGGAATCAAACAAACAATCCAACGGTTTTATTGGAACCCTTGGTCAGATCCGTGATTTGATAACAATCTATAATATTGACGAAGTCGTGTTTTGCGCCAAGGATGTTCCCGCACGCGAGATGATTGATTTAATGTCGGAACTTGGCCAGGCCAGGGTAGAATACAAAATTGCACCACCTGAAAGCCTTTCAATTATTGGAAGTAATTCCATTAACACATCCGGCGACCTTTACATGATTGAAATAAACTCAATCGCCCGTGTAAATAATCGCAGGAACAAGAGGTTGTTTGATGTGGCTGCTTCCTTGATTTTACTCTTATTTCTTCCAGCAGCCGTGTTTATTGTGAAAAAACCCCTCGGTTATGTCCGCAATATTTTCCTGGTTTTCATAGGCAAACGTTCATGGGTCGGATATTCGACACTTGACAATAAAGAAGAACAACGTCTGCCAGCGATCCGCAAAGGCATACTTAGTCCGGCAGATGCACTTCCACAACGCCAACTCAGCCGTGACGACATTACCCGGCTTAATATCCTGTATGCACGCAATTACAAACTTAGCAACGATGCACGCATCCTACTAAAAGGTTTCAGGCATGCCGGAAGGTAG
- a CDS encoding 4a-hydroxytetrahydrobiopterin dehydratase — MWKEENDQLIRTFEFPDFISAFSFMTRVALIAEKLNHHPEWKNVYNKVEIRLSTHDAGNVVTEKDRELARKIDLVV; from the coding sequence ATGTGGAAAGAAGAAAATGATCAGTTAATCAGAACCTTTGAGTTTCCTGATTTTATAAGCGCTTTTAGCTTCATGACCCGCGTGGCGCTCATTGCGGAAAAGCTTAACCACCATCCTGAGTGGAAAAATGTATACAACAAAGTTGAGATCAGGTTATCAACCCATGATGCCGGAAATGTTGTAACAGAGAAGGACCGGGAACTTGCCCGGAAGATTGATTTGGTAGTCTAA
- a CDS encoding transketolase → MSKSPSHTQTAAKILTPFKLLPEAPEILRDYRIGWESRHASLLGRREVLTGKAKFGIFGDGKEVPQLAMARVFREGDWRSGYYRDQTFMLAAGMMTLEEFFAQLYGDTDHTASPGSGGRMMNNHFATQSLDENGEWKDLTKQKNTSADISPTAGQMPRLLGLALASKLYRHNPELKGFKKFSDRGNEIAFGTIGDSSTSEGHFFESINAIGVLKVPAVISIWDDGWGISVPVSQQTTKGSISAILKGFELDENNDGFKIIKVKGWDYAALLSAYHEASELARNQHIPAIIHATELTQPQGHSTSGSQERYKTAQQLEWEKQHDCLLKMREWIIESQIAGSQELDQIEEEAKMRAREARTIAWKNYMQPLLNMRKEFIELVDITTCKCAKTRNIEAIKNELSRIAEPIRKDIYSSAKRILRLICDSCSNPSNSLKINVTKWLQASMEESFRRYNSHLYSESKYAAKKIQEVKPVFADNAKLVPGREILRDNFERIMEKYKEVVIFGEDVGKIGGVNQTYEGLQEKYGKQRIFDTGIREATIIGQGIGLAMRGFRPIAEIQYFDYMLYGLQVLSDDLATLQYRSVGRQKAPMIITTRGHRLEGIWHAGSPLSMVINSVRGIYVLVPRNMTQAAGFYNTMLASDEPALIIEPLNGYRLKEKKPVNLGEFQVPLGITETLAEGDDITLVTYGSCVRIAEEASQQLREFNISVELIDVQSLLPFDVEHSIVKSLKKTNKILFFDEDVPGGATSFMMQKVLEEQGGYRYLDAEPRTVTSKPHRAAYSTDGDYFSNPNAEDVFDAVYNLMHEYNPVKYPKIF, encoded by the coding sequence ATGTCCAAATCCCCTTCACATACTCAAACTGCTGCCAAAATCCTAACTCCATTCAAGCTGTTGCCTGAAGCACCGGAAATCCTAAGAGATTACCGCATCGGCTGGGAAAGCCGACATGCAAGTTTGCTCGGCAGAAGGGAAGTGCTTACTGGTAAAGCCAAGTTCGGCATTTTTGGCGATGGCAAAGAAGTGCCACAACTGGCAATGGCAAGGGTGTTCAGGGAGGGTGACTGGCGTTCGGGTTATTATCGCGATCAGACCTTTATGCTTGCCGCGGGCATGATGACCCTCGAAGAATTCTTCGCTCAGCTTTATGGCGATACCGATCATACAGCCAGTCCGGGCAGTGGTGGCCGCATGATGAACAACCATTTTGCGACCCAATCGCTTGATGAAAATGGCGAATGGAAAGACCTCACAAAACAAAAGAATACTTCAGCCGACATCTCCCCTACTGCCGGTCAAATGCCAAGATTGCTTGGATTGGCCCTGGCCTCCAAATTATACAGGCATAATCCGGAATTAAAAGGTTTTAAGAAATTTTCAGATAGGGGCAATGAAATTGCTTTTGGCACCATTGGTGATTCAAGCACCAGCGAAGGGCATTTCTTTGAAAGTATCAATGCAATTGGCGTTTTGAAAGTTCCTGCGGTAATTTCCATCTGGGACGATGGTTGGGGCATTTCGGTGCCTGTATCTCAACAAACAACCAAGGGAAGTATTTCAGCAATCCTGAAAGGGTTCGAACTGGATGAAAACAATGATGGTTTCAAAATCATTAAGGTGAAAGGTTGGGATTACGCCGCTCTTCTCAGCGCTTATCACGAAGCTTCCGAACTCGCGCGCAATCAGCATATTCCGGCCATAATCCATGCAACAGAACTCACACAGCCGCAGGGGCATTCAACTTCGGGATCACAGGAAAGATACAAGACAGCCCAGCAACTCGAATGGGAAAAACAGCATGATTGCCTGTTGAAAATGCGTGAATGGATCATTGAAAGCCAGATTGCAGGGTCACAGGAATTGGACCAGATAGAGGAAGAGGCAAAAATGCGTGCGCGCGAAGCGCGCACCATTGCATGGAAAAATTATATGCAGCCCTTGCTCAACATGCGTAAGGAGTTTATTGAACTGGTAGATATCACTACTTGCAAATGTGCAAAAACCAGGAATATCGAAGCCATTAAAAATGAACTTTCACGCATTGCCGAACCAATACGAAAAGATATTTACTCATCTGCAAAACGGATTCTCAGACTGATCTGCGATTCATGCAGCAATCCTTCAAATTCTCTGAAGATAAATGTTACAAAATGGTTACAGGCTTCCATGGAAGAAAGCTTCCGTCGCTATAATTCGCATCTTTACAGTGAATCAAAATATGCTGCTAAAAAGATCCAGGAAGTAAAACCTGTGTTCGCCGATAATGCAAAACTGGTTCCCGGCCGTGAAATTCTTCGTGATAATTTTGAACGGATCATGGAGAAATACAAAGAAGTCGTAATTTTTGGAGAGGACGTAGGTAAAATAGGCGGTGTGAACCAAACCTATGAAGGATTGCAGGAAAAATATGGAAAGCAGCGCATTTTCGACACTGGCATTCGTGAGGCTACCATCATCGGCCAGGGCATCGGACTTGCCATGCGTGGGTTCAGACCCATAGCAGAAATCCAGTATTTCGATTATATGCTTTATGGACTTCAGGTTCTGAGCGACGACCTTGCTACACTGCAATACCGCTCAGTAGGCCGGCAGAAAGCACCCATGATCATCACAACACGTGGCCACCGCCTCGAAGGGATCTGGCATGCAGGTTCACCGCTAAGCATGGTCATCAACTCCGTCAGAGGGATTTATGTGCTGGTTCCAAGAAATATGACCCAGGCAGCCGGTTTTTATAACACGATGCTCGCATCTGATGAGCCCGCACTGATCATTGAGCCTCTGAATGGATACAGGTTAAAGGAAAAGAAACCAGTCAACCTGGGCGAGTTCCAAGTACCGCTGGGCATCACCGAAACCCTGGCCGAAGGTGACGATATAACCCTGGTTACGTATGGTTCCTGTGTAAGGATTGCTGAAGAAGCCTCACAGCAGTTGCGCGAGTTTAATATCAGTGTCGAACTTATTGATGTTCAGAGTCTGCTCCCGTTCGATGTTGAACATTCCATTGTTAAGTCGTTAAAGAAAACCAATAAAATCTTGTTCTTTGATGAAGATGTTCCCGGTGGCGCCACTTCCTTTATGATGCAAAAAGTCCTGGAGGAACAAGGTGGGTATCGCTATCTTGATGCCGAACCCAGAACTGTTACCTCCAAGCCGCACAGAGCGGCTTACAGCACCGATGGAGATTACTTTTCGAACCCAAATGCCGAAGATGTATTTGATGCGGTTTACAACCTGATGCATGAATACAATCCAGTGAAGTACCCAAAAATATTCTGA
- a CDS encoding fumarylacetoacetate hydrolase family protein, with product MKIICIGRNYVEHAKELKNPVPKKPVFFLKPDTSLLIRNRPFFYPDFSEDIHYELELVLKICKNGKNIAEEFAPNYYKEIGLGIDFTARDLQQQAKERGLPWEIAKAFDQSAAISEFVPLESITNPEKISFRLDLNGNTVQNGLSTDMIFHFNHLIAYVSKFMTLRAGDLLFTGTPEGVGPVKIGDKLEGYLEDKLLLACEIR from the coding sequence ATGAAAATAATCTGCATTGGCCGAAACTACGTTGAACATGCAAAGGAGTTGAAAAACCCGGTTCCGAAAAAGCCGGTTTTTTTTCTGAAACCTGACACTTCATTGCTTATCCGCAACCGCCCATTCTTTTACCCGGATTTCTCTGAGGACATTCACTATGAACTTGAGCTTGTGCTGAAAATCTGTAAAAACGGAAAAAACATCGCTGAAGAATTTGCACCGAACTATTATAAAGAGATTGGCCTGGGCATTGATTTTACCGCACGTGACCTGCAGCAGCAAGCCAAGGAAAGAGGTTTGCCCTGGGAAATCGCCAAAGCCTTTGATCAGTCGGCCGCCATCAGTGAATTTGTGCCGCTTGAGAGCATTACAAACCCTGAGAAAATATCATTCCGCCTCGACCTGAATGGTAACACTGTTCAGAACGGCTTGAGCACAGATATGATTTTTCATTTCAATCACCTGATAGCTTATGTCTCGAAATTCATGACCCTGCGTGCCGGTGATCTGCTTTTTACCGGAACACCGGAAGGCGTTGGGCCGGTTAAGATTGGTGATAAGCTTGAGGGATATCTTGAAGACAAGCTTTTGCTTGCGTGCGAAATAAGATAA
- a CDS encoding 2-oxo acid dehydrogenase subunit E2, translating into MSKFEVIMPKMGESVIEATITKWLKKEGDKITEDDPICEIATDKVDSEIPSPVEGVLVKVLFKENDVVAVGQVIAIIDMGGDGSEDSEEPETEDKKADTKDKKEEATKPEEEEKSSDQDEEEKEEESDPKKEEKATDQGEEKKEEADTEPSRFYSPLVKNIAIEEKVGMAELEKIPGTGKEGRLTKDDLLKYLKTRTEVKSKPETKAETPKAAPAKTEAPKVSKMEGDEIVEMDRMRRLIADHMVHSAHTSPHVTSFIEVDVTNVVKWREKYKDEFQKRYGEKITFMPLFIEAAAKALREYPNVNASIDGYNVIRRKNINIGMATALPNGNLIVPVIKNADQKNLAGLAKDVNNLANKARNNKLDPDDIQGGTFTITNFGTFASTTGTPIINQPQVAILGVGVIRKKPVVMETKDGDVIAIRQMMILSLAYDHRWVDGALGGMFIKKITDLLEAFDPDMGI; encoded by the coding sequence ATGTCCAAATTTGAAGTTATCATGCCCAAAATGGGCGAAAGCGTTATTGAAGCCACCATTACAAAATGGCTAAAAAAAGAAGGTGATAAGATTACTGAAGATGACCCTATCTGCGAAATAGCTACTGATAAAGTTGATTCAGAGATCCCATCACCGGTTGAAGGCGTATTGGTAAAAGTATTGTTCAAAGAAAATGATGTAGTTGCTGTAGGCCAGGTCATTGCCATCATTGACATGGGAGGCGATGGTTCAGAAGATAGTGAAGAACCCGAAACGGAAGATAAGAAGGCCGATACAAAAGATAAGAAGGAAGAAGCTACGAAACCTGAAGAGGAAGAAAAATCTTCAGACCAGGATGAGGAAGAGAAGGAAGAAGAATCGGACCCCAAAAAGGAAGAAAAAGCTACGGACCAGGGTGAAGAAAAGAAGGAAGAAGCCGATACAGAACCTTCGAGATTTTATTCGCCCCTTGTGAAAAATATTGCCATAGAAGAGAAAGTCGGCATGGCGGAACTGGAGAAGATTCCGGGAACTGGAAAAGAAGGCAGGCTCACCAAGGATGATCTCTTGAAATATCTGAAAACAAGAACAGAAGTTAAGTCCAAACCTGAAACCAAGGCTGAGACTCCTAAAGCAGCACCGGCCAAAACGGAAGCTCCGAAAGTAAGTAAAATGGAAGGTGATGAAATTGTTGAAATGGATCGCATGCGCAGGCTCATTGCCGACCACATGGTACATTCGGCTCACACTTCTCCACACGTAACTTCATTTATTGAAGTTGATGTAACCAATGTTGTAAAATGGCGTGAAAAATACAAAGATGAATTCCAGAAACGCTATGGTGAGAAAATCACATTTATGCCGCTGTTCATCGAAGCTGCAGCCAAGGCACTCAGGGAATATCCTAATGTAAATGCTTCAATTGACGGTTATAATGTGATCCGGCGCAAAAATATCAACATCGGAATGGCTACTGCCCTGCCCAATGGAAACCTGATTGTGCCGGTTATCAAAAACGCGGATCAGAAAAATCTTGCAGGCCTTGCAAAGGATGTAAACAACCTTGCCAACAAAGCCCGAAACAACAAACTTGACCCCGATGATATTCAGGGTGGAACCTTTACGATCACAAATTTCGGAACCTTTGCCAGCACAACAGGAACGCCCATTATCAACCAGCCACAGGTGGCTATTCTGGGTGTGGGCGTGATCAGAAAGAAACCTGTTGTCATGGAAACCAAAGATGGCGATGTGATAGCTATCCGCCAGATGATGATCCTCAGCCTTGCTTACGACCACCGCTGGGTTGACGGCGCTTTAGGCGGTATGTTTATCAAGAAAATAACCGATCTGCTCGAAGCCTTTGACCCGGATATGGGAATTTAA
- a CDS encoding tetratricopeptide repeat protein: protein MKILKTLSLALVMIVAGVSYSAAQTLDDVVKKFNSAAELVNSDAVTAAKLLEEAIELANKVGAEADEVRVMAESQLPAVHFKIGSEQQKDGNTDAAITSFQKSLDLGLEYNDANTVARAQSILGKLYLSQGNNAYRAGENEQALVMLNKSIEFDAENAKTYLLIGLTHRKLEDTDNMIAAMDKSIEFAKKAADAQTQGSAEKTVRDYLAVRANRSIQGGRGEEALEMLNTAVNYGEEAQTYFLLTLAYNSLQQWDNAISSAEKALALEVDNAVEKAKIYFELGNALREKGDATAACKAFASAAHGDYTEAANYQIQHVLKCN, encoded by the coding sequence ATGAAAATTCTCAAGACCTTAAGCCTTGCGCTTGTAATGATTGTAGCCGGAGTTTCATATTCTGCAGCACAAACCCTCGACGACGTAGTGAAAAAGTTCAATTCAGCGGCTGAACTCGTTAATTCAGACGCAGTAACCGCCGCGAAACTTCTTGAAGAAGCTATTGAATTGGCTAATAAAGTTGGCGCCGAAGCAGATGAAGTCAGGGTGATGGCAGAGTCACAGTTACCTGCGGTTCATTTCAAAATTGGTTCGGAACAACAAAAAGATGGAAATACGGATGCAGCGATCACATCATTTCAGAAAAGCCTCGACCTTGGCCTTGAATACAACGATGCCAATACTGTTGCCAGGGCCCAGAGCATTTTAGGAAAATTATACCTTTCGCAAGGTAACAATGCCTATCGTGCCGGCGAAAATGAGCAGGCGCTGGTAATGTTGAATAAATCTATTGAATTTGACGCTGAAAACGCCAAAACGTACTTGCTTATCGGTTTGACCCACCGCAAACTTGAAGATACCGATAATATGATTGCTGCAATGGACAAATCAATCGAATTTGCTAAAAAGGCAGCAGACGCCCAAACACAAGGCTCTGCTGAAAAAACTGTGCGCGATTACCTGGCAGTAAGAGCCAATCGCAGCATCCAGGGCGGGCGTGGAGAAGAAGCGCTTGAAATGCTGAACACGGCTGTCAATTACGGTGAAGAAGCGCAAACCTATTTTTTATTGACACTTGCCTACAATAGTCTTCAGCAATGGGATAACGCAATTTCTTCAGCAGAAAAAGCTCTTGCACTCGAAGTTGACAATGCTGTTGAGAAAGCAAAGATTTATTTTGAATTGGGCAACGCATTACGCGAAAAAGGCGATGCAACAGCAGCTTGCAAAGCATTTGCAAGTGCAGCCCATGGCGATTACACCGAAGCAGCAAATTACCAGATTCAGCATGTACTGAAATGTAATTAA